Proteins encoded by one window of Kribbella flavida DSM 17836:
- a CDS encoding LysE family translocator: MNWLAALAFGLAVLPLCLTPGVSFTLVTERVLGTGLRAGAGVVAGTSLGLLTHALLAAVGLSALVMRSSTAFTVVKLVGAVYLIAIGVQAIWTSRAAASPREGTPAQRRSLPWSNRGDLVQGYLGNVLNPKAAAVYLTIAPQFLDRDQSVLPQIMLLCAVHVVVAGGWLLIWAGIVHVSRRAFRTPTLRTAMSRASGAVLIALGVRTALAAR, encoded by the coding sequence GTGAACTGGCTGGCGGCGCTCGCCTTCGGCCTCGCCGTGCTCCCGCTCTGCCTGACTCCAGGGGTGAGCTTCACCTTGGTCACCGAGCGAGTGCTCGGAACCGGCCTTCGTGCCGGTGCCGGGGTGGTCGCCGGCACCTCCCTCGGCTTGCTGACCCACGCGTTGCTCGCCGCTGTCGGGCTGTCCGCGTTGGTCATGCGCTCGTCGACGGCCTTCACGGTCGTGAAGCTGGTCGGTGCGGTGTACCTGATCGCGATCGGCGTACAGGCGATCTGGACGTCTCGAGCAGCCGCGTCACCGCGTGAGGGCACGCCTGCGCAGCGCCGATCGCTGCCGTGGAGCAACCGCGGTGATCTCGTCCAGGGGTACCTGGGCAACGTTCTCAATCCGAAGGCTGCTGCGGTCTACCTGACCATCGCGCCACAGTTCCTCGATCGCGATCAGTCGGTGCTGCCGCAGATCATGCTGCTGTGCGCGGTGCACGTGGTGGTGGCCGGCGGCTGGCTGCTGATCTGGGCCGGGATCGTGCACGTCTCCCGGCGCGCGTTCCGGACACCGACTCTGCGAACTGCGATGTCCAGGGCCTCCGGTGCCGTCCTGATCGCACTGGGCGTCCGCACCGCGCTCGCCGCACGGTGA
- the eno gene encoding phosphopyruvate hydratase gives MTAISSVVGREILDSRGNPTVEVDVELADGSLGRAAVPSGASTGAREAVELRDDDPARFHGRGVQRAVAAVSTEIAAAVQGLDAEDQAGLDEALIRLDGTPNKARLGANAVLGVSLAAAKAAAAAHRLPLYRYVGGATARVLPVPMMNIINGGAHADNPLDFQEFMIAPISATTFAEAVRMGSEVFHTLRKDLMAAGHNTGVGDEGGFAPQLRTADEALEFVLTAIERTGYKPGADVTVVMDPAASEFYRDGVYDYAGEGVRRTVAEQVDYLTGLVDRYPVASIEDPMGENDLDGWQALTAALGRRVQLTGDDVFCTNQALLRDGVRDGIANSILVKVNQIGTLTETLDTIATAYRAGYTVVMSHRSGETEDTTIADLAVATGCGQIKTGSLSRSDRTAKYNQLIRIEQELGSSARYAGAADLGLRG, from the coding sequence ATGACTGCCATCAGCAGCGTCGTGGGGCGCGAGATCCTGGACAGCCGCGGTAATCCGACCGTCGAGGTGGATGTCGAGCTCGCCGATGGCAGCCTGGGCCGGGCGGCGGTTCCCTCGGGGGCCTCGACCGGGGCTCGCGAAGCGGTCGAGCTGCGCGACGACGACCCGGCCCGTTTCCACGGCAGAGGCGTCCAGCGCGCTGTCGCTGCGGTGAGCACCGAGATCGCCGCGGCGGTCCAAGGACTCGACGCCGAGGACCAGGCCGGGCTCGACGAAGCCTTGATCCGCCTGGACGGTACGCCGAACAAGGCGCGGCTGGGAGCGAACGCCGTGCTCGGAGTCTCGCTGGCCGCGGCCAAGGCGGCAGCGGCGGCTCACCGGCTCCCGCTGTACCGGTACGTCGGCGGCGCGACCGCGCGGGTGCTGCCGGTTCCGATGATGAACATCATCAACGGCGGCGCGCACGCCGACAACCCGCTGGACTTCCAGGAGTTCATGATCGCGCCGATCAGCGCGACGACCTTCGCCGAGGCGGTCCGGATGGGCTCGGAGGTCTTCCACACCTTGCGCAAGGATCTGATGGCTGCGGGCCACAACACCGGCGTGGGGGACGAGGGCGGGTTCGCCCCGCAGCTCCGGACTGCCGACGAGGCGCTGGAGTTCGTGCTCACGGCGATCGAGCGGACCGGCTACAAGCCCGGCGCGGACGTCACGGTGGTGATGGATCCCGCTGCTTCGGAGTTCTACCGTGACGGCGTCTACGACTACGCGGGCGAAGGTGTACGCCGTACCGTGGCCGAGCAGGTGGACTACCTGACCGGGCTCGTCGACCGGTACCCGGTGGCCTCGATCGAGGACCCGATGGGCGAGAACGACCTGGACGGCTGGCAAGCGCTGACCGCCGCGCTCGGCCGTCGCGTCCAGCTCACCGGCGACGACGTCTTCTGCACCAACCAGGCGCTGCTGCGCGACGGTGTTCGCGACGGCATCGCCAACTCCATCCTGGTCAAGGTGAACCAGATCGGCACGCTGACCGAGACCCTCGACACCATCGCCACGGCGTACCGGGCCGGCTACACCGTCGTCATGTCGCACCGCTCCGGCGAGACCGAGGACACCACCATCGCCGATCTGGCCGTGGCCACCGGCTGCGGGCAGATCAAGACCGGTTCGTTGTCCCGCTCCGACCGCACCGCGAAGTACAACCAGCTGATCCGCATCGAGCAGGAACTCGGCAGCTCCGCCCGGTACGCCGGCGCCGCCGACCTGGGGCTGCGGGGATGA